A genomic region of Anopheles coustani chromosome 3, idAnoCousDA_361_x.2, whole genome shotgun sequence contains the following coding sequences:
- the LOC131272828 gene encoding prostaglandin F synthase 1-like, with translation MSRKAPTVTLNDGYQMPVLGLGTYKLRGPQCVDAVKTAIDAGYRHIDTAYLYQNEAEVGQAVREKIEDGTIKREDIFITTKLWNTSHEPEKVREAFDTSLAALKLDYVDLYLIHSPLSSTVDANGETVFTHVDYVDTWRAMEKLLETGRVRSIGVSNFNSEQLTRVIEHGTIKPVTNQVECHVRLNQKKLIKFCKDRAIVVTAYSPLVRPSATLGLDSGTSPASAFDDARVVAVAERYGKTPAQVLLRYLVDIGTVPIPKSGNAERIRQNLDIFDFALTPEEIRSLDDLHTGQRLVKLEALAAHPFYPFAAEF, from the exons ATGTCCCGCAAGGCTCCAACCGTTACGCTGAACGATGGATATCAGATGCCAGTTCTCGGACTCGGCACGTACAAA TTACGAGGACCGCAGTGTGTGGACGCGGTGAAGACGGCCATAGATGCTGGCTACCGGCACATCGATACCGCCTACCTTTACCAGAACGAGGCCGAAGTTGGGCAGGCTGTTCGAGAAAAGATCGAAGATGGTACCATCAAGCGTGAGGATATTTTCATCACCACAAAG CTTTGGAATACATCACACGAACCGGAAAAGGTCCGCGAAGCGTTCGATACCTCGCTGGCCGCCCTGAAGCTCGATTACGTCGATCTTTATTTGATCCACTCCCCGCTCAGCTCCACCGTGGACGCAAACGGAGAAACGGTGTTCACGCATGTGGACTACGTGGACACATGGCGAGCGATGGAGAAGCTGCTCGAGACGGGTCGCGTCCGCAGCATCGGTGTGTCCAACTTCAACAGTGAACAGCTAACGCGGGTCATCGAACACGGCACCATCAAACCGGTCACGAATCAGGTCGAATGCCACGTCCGCTTGAACCAGAAGAAGCTGATCAAGTTCTGCAAGGACCGTGCGATCGTTGTGACGGCGTACAGCCCGCTCGTTCGACCGAGTGCCACGCTCGGGTTGGACAGTGGCACTTCTCCCGCGAGCGCCTTCGACGATGCCCGTGTGGTGGCCGTTGCTGAACGGTACGGGAAAACCCCGGCCCAGGTTCTACTGCGCTACCTCGTCGATATCGGCACGGTGCCGATTCCCAAGTCCGGCAACGCAGAACGCATCCGACAAAATCtggacattttcgactttgcGCTAACGCCGGAGGAGATTCGCTCGTTGGACGACCTGCACACCGGACAGCGATTGGTCAAGTTGGAGGCGCTCGCCGCACATCCGTTCTATCCCTTCGCTGCCGAGTTCTGA
- the LOC131272826 gene encoding aldo-keto reductase family 1 member B1-like: MACTVVPNAIFKNGNSIPMIGLGTWNSPPGQVAQAVKDAIDIGYRHIDCAHVYQNEHEVGEGIAAKIAEGVVKREDIFVTSKLWNTFHRPDLVEGACRTTLKNLKLDYLDLYLIHWPVGYKEGPELFPMGPDGKTFEFSDADYVDTWPEMEKLVDGGLVRNIGLSNFNTKQVQRVLNVARIAPVTNQIECHPYLHQSKITTFCAAQGLITTAYSPLGSPARPWVKADDPVLLDDATVAQLAKKYGKSPAQILIRYQIQLGHVVIPKSVTKERIASNFDVFGFQLENGDVQLLAGLERNGRICPETSAFGHPHHPFEKEE, encoded by the exons ATGGCCTGCACAGTGGTTCCGAACGCGATCTTCAAGAATGGTAACAGTATCCCCATGATCGGCTTGGGCACCTGGAAT TCACCTCCGGGACAAGTTGCGCAAGCTGTGAAGGATGCGATCGACATCGGGTACCGGCACATCGACTGTGCCCACGTCTACCAAAATGAGCATGAAGTCGGAGAAGGGATTGCAGCCAAAATTGCCGAGGGCGTCGTGAAACG CGAGGATATTTTTGTGACGAGCAAACTGTGGAACACCTTTCACCGGCCGGATCTGGTCGAAGGAGCGTGCCGGACGACGCTGAAAAACCTCAAGCTGGATTATCTCGATCTGTACCTCATTCACTGGCCCGTCGGCTACAAGGAAGGACCCGAGCTGTTTCCCATGGGCCCGGACGGTAAGACGTTCGAGTTTTCCGATGCCGACTACGTCGACACCTGGCCCGAGATGGAGAAACTCGTCGATGGGGGTCTGGTGCGCAATATCGGTTTGTCCAATTTCAACACGAAGCAGGTTCAGCGTGTGTTGAACGTGGCCCGGATCGCACCGGTcacgaatcaaatcgagtgtCACCCCTATCTGCACCAGTCGAAGATAACGACGTTCTGCGCTGCACAGGGCCTAATCACGACCGCTTACAGTCCTCTTGGTTCGCCGGCCCGACCCTGGGTGAAGGCAGACGATCCGGTCCTGTTGGATGACGCCACGGTCGCACAGCTGGCCAAAAAGTACGGTAAATCACCGGCACAGATTTTGATTCGCTACCAGATTCAGCTGGGCCACGTGGTGATCCCGAAGTCGGTGACCAAGGAGCGCATTGCGTCGAATTTCGATGTTTTTGGGTTCCAGCTGGAGAACGGCGACGTGCAGCTGCTAGCAGGACTGGAGCGAAATGGTCGTATCTGTCCGGAAACGAGCGCTTTCGGGCATCCGCACCATCCGTTCGAAAAGGAGGAATAA
- the LOC131272827 gene encoding aldo-keto reductase family 1 member B1-like produces the protein MASKVPRITFNNGLSIPALGLGTWGSPPGEVAQAVKDAIDIGYRHIDCAHVYQNEHEVGEGVKAKIDEGVVKREDLFITSKLWNTFHRPDLVEGACRTTLKNLRLNYIDLYLIHWPMAYREDGELFPQDANGKTAYSDVDYVDTYKALEKLVGLGLVKSIGISNFNSKQVERVLAAATIKPVTNQVECHPYLTQSKLSPFCAERGLVITAYSPLGSPNRPWAKPDDPQLMEDPKLVEVAKKYGKTPAQILIRYQIQRGHVVIPKSVTKSRIASNFDVFDFELTKEDVALIDSFDCNGRLVPITSAAGHPHHPFENDEF, from the exons ATGGCATCGAAGGTTCCACGCATCACGTTCAACAATGGGCTGTCCATTCCGGCACTCGGCCTGGGAACCTGGGGT tcTCCTCCCGGTGAGGTTGCCCAGGCGGTAAAGGATGCCATCGACATCGGCTACCGACATATCGATTGTGCCCACGTTTACCAGAACGAGCACGAGGTGGGCGAGGGCGTGAAGGCCAAGATCGACGAGGGTGTCGTGAAGCGGGAGGATCTGTTCATTACCAGCAAGCTGTGGAACACGTTCCACCGGCCGGATCTGGTCGAGGGAGCGTGTCGCACGACGCTGAAGAACCTCCGGTTGAACTACATCGACCTGTACCTCATCCACTGGCCGATGGCGTACCGTGAAGACGGTGAGCTGTTCCCGCAGGATGCCAACGGCAAGACGGCCTACTCGGATGTCGACTACGTCGATACGTACAAGGCGTTGGAGAAGCTGGTCGGTCTCGGGTTAGTCAAAAGCATCGGTATTTCGAACTTCAACTCGAAGCAGGTGGAGCGAGTGCTGGCGGCCGCCACTATCAAGCCCGTGACGAACCAGGTCGAGTGCCATCCGTACCTTACCCAGAGCAAGCTGTCGCCGTTCTGCGCCGAGCGGGGACTCGTCATTACTGCGTACAGTCCGCTCGGCTCGCCGAACCGTCCGTGGGCGAAGCCGGACGATCCGCAGCTGATGGAGGATCCCAAGCTGGTAGAGGTGGCGAAGAAGTACGGCAAAACGCCGGCTCAGATTCTCATCCGCTACCAGATCCAGCGGGGCCACGTTGTCATTCCGAAATCGGTCACCAAGTCGCGCATTGCGTCCAACTTCGATGTGTTCGATTTCGAGCTGACCAAGGAGGATGTGGCGCTGATCGATTCGTTCGACTGCAATGGACGACTTGTTCCGATCACAAG CGCTGCCGGACATCCGCATCACCCCTTCGAGAACGACGAGTtctaa